A segment of the Necator americanus strain Aroian chromosome IV, whole genome shotgun sequence genome:
gagtctgattgctacctgcacgtggtggccctgctttaactaaacgcaatcaggcgttcgagtgtgcgcattgggaacgtacgagctatataacctgcactgttatatggcgaaagcttcccatacattgcaaaaaggtgctgtcgtccagcacaccgccaaagcccataacctaaaaggtcaactgcctgaagggggcatggaatctttggcaacaaccattcgtttcgttcacgctgaactgccgaacactatcgagtgaactccaacgaGCCGCTCTacccagacttctgcgatatctctgtgtgcctttttctgcactgcaggaaacacgcatgagggatcggcccgtcatcagcatcgaaaattacaccatatactgcggcgatgctgatgagaacaaagtaggtggctgcgcgatagctgtgaggaacgattacaagaacctggtggaggaatttggctcaacgtcgtctagatgcgcctttctacgactgcgggatcgcagaggacgtaaactctggatcgtaaatgctcacgcacctacggaaaccgctgaggacaacagtaaggacgacttctatgatgaactcaatgcgttgatgtctaaaataccaagccagcaggtggtcattgtcgggaTCGACGctaatgcgaagatgggactcgaacagcaatccgatgtgctaggaaatggtactatgcagcggagcgcacgtcggacagcggtgaccgtctggtcgacttgtgcgaacagacgggcctcatcatcgcttccacgtttaagaggaatcatcaactccatcagctcacgtggcaggggttaacccttttaacgcctgaagagcagcgcaagcagaagatgaggactcttaagcttcagctcgactacgttctgacgaggaacattcctcagtcagatatgcgaaaatctagagctgtttgggacgtcgcgttcgactttgatcaccgtccagttcttctcagcttcaagatacagttccacaagagaaaccgaagagttcctcttcaaccgaaaatcgacatggcaggtctgaaagacgatgaatgcagaagaaaattccgccaacgtgtgtcttctcatgttggagtacggaccaggaagaagcttagcgatgcggattccttcacaaagtgcatccaggacgctgcaagggaaacgctcccggttctattgccgcggaagaagtttgcctttgcatctgcggaaacaaaatccacatacaattctgtatgtgtcgcgcgcagtaCTGGTGACTTTAACCAGGAAAAACgccttagaaggaagctgcgtcgtccactgcaacaagaccgcgataacgagtggagcgatggagtttgagaaggcgtgggaggacaagaacccgcggaaagcctgtGCTCCAATAAtgcagtatagcggcaaaatgaaaagatgttctcctgtcctcaacaccgccaatggagtagctgaCGGTAAAGCAACCCTTCCTggagggaacacttcaagaccttgctgaaccggctagcaccgtcagctcctgaactcgagcacgttcatagaccgacgtATGCGGTTAaggaggagccaccgaccgagtcggaggttctagtctgtgttcaaaaaatgaagaatggaaaatttggtgaagacgacgggattagcgcagaaattctgaaatgtCTTGCTCCGTCtgagattcgtgagatgacagagatcatccgttcaatatggatagacgaaaggattcCTGACTCGTGGAAATACGCTATCATagttcccctccacaagaagttatccgtcacggaccctaggaattatcgaggaatttctttgttgcgtgttatgtacaaggtactggagcggattatcctggaccgactcattaaacatcgcgaagaaacaacgcgcgacgagcaagctggctttcgtcctggccgatctacgtttgaccaggtgttcaacgtcaggagagtgatcgaaatctggcagcggtattcgaag
Coding sequences within it:
- a CDS encoding hypothetical protein (NECATOR_CHRIV.G15289.T1), translated to MRDRPVISIENYTIYCGDADENKVGGCAIAVRNDYKNLVEEFGSTSSRCAFLRLRDRRGRKLWIVNAHAPTETAEDNSKDDFYDELNALMSKIPSQQVVIVGIDANAKMGLEQQSDVLGNGTMQRSARRTAVTVWSTCANRRASSSLPRLRGIINSISSRGRG
- a CDS encoding hypothetical protein (NECATOR_CHRIV.G15290.T2); protein product: MRTLKLQLDYVLTRNIPQSDMRKSRAVWDVAFDFDHRPVLLSFKIQFHKRNRRVPLQPKIDMAGLKDDECRRKFRQRVSSHVGVRTRKKLSDADSFTKCIQDAARETLPVLLPRKKFAFASAETKSTYNSVCVARSTGDFNQEKRLRRKLRRPLQQDRDNEWSDGV
- a CDS encoding hypothetical protein (NECATOR_CHRIV.G15290.T1); amino-acid sequence: MRKSRAVWDVAFDFDHRPVLLSFKIQFHKRNRRVPLQPKIDMAGLKDDECRRKFRQRVSSHVGVRTRKKLSDADSFTKCIQDAARETLPVLLPRKKFAFASAETKSTYNSVCVARSTGDFNQEKRLRRKLRRPLQQDRDNEWSDGV